In Geminicoccaceae bacterium, a single window of DNA contains:
- a CDS encoding twin-arginine translocation signal domain-containing protein has product MSHKKPANRRDFLKMTATGAPVAAVVVLTSDGAEAAPVRKSDRGDACMQDTAHVRRYYELARF; this is encoded by the coding sequence ATGAGCCACAAGAAACCCGCCAACCGCCGGGATTTCCTCAAGATGACGGCAACCGGCGCACCCGTGGCTGCCGTTGTCGTCCTGACCAGCGATGGTGCCGAGGCCGCACCGGTGAGGAAGTCCGACCGGGGAGACGCCTGCATGCAGGACACGGCGCATGTCCGGCGTTACTATGAACTTGCCCGGTTTTGA